The proteins below are encoded in one region of Chrysemys picta bellii isolate R12L10 chromosome 4, ASM1138683v2, whole genome shotgun sequence:
- the LOC101932085 gene encoding LOW QUALITY PROTEIN: disintegrin and metalloproteinase domain-containing protein 20 (The sequence of the model RefSeq protein was modified relative to this genomic sequence to represent the inferred CDS: inserted 1 base in 1 codon) has translation MGAGGPWLVLLGLGSLVGVAAGSTPPGGLGTASYAVIVPRQLAPRAGQDRXEVSYLLEVEGRGRVVHLRQKRLFVPEHFALFTYRLGGALQRDQPFVRRDCFYQGYVQGSPASLAALSTCSGGLRGMLRTAQGSYEIEPVPDSATFQHVLYRVEEGAAGLRCGLTDQELQRQAALIPGLGGLLARQAPEGVWWTHTRYVEVVFVVENERFVQSGRNETTVLQQMLDIVNIGDSVYDPLGVRLFLVGLEIWTQNNLIPIKNTINAMLGTFNNWRRDELYHRLPHDAGYLLTYQNFGTVLGLAYVGTVCSHHWASAVLSFRAERLYSFSIVFAHELGHNLGMSHDNGDCKCKRSQCIMAAYHSVTDLFSNCSYIYYFNLMTTGAECLLDPPAPETVYTLKYCGNKVVESGEQCDCGSKFNCEKDPCCQPNCTLSAGAACAFGECCEDCQILPAGRLCRKSTDECDLPEYCNGTSEWCQKDVYVQDGALCQNDAYCYRGNCSSHDRQCKMIFGKQAKVAPLVCFRELNTQGDRFGNCGLNSNTKYKKCQAEDTLCGRVQCENMNRIPSLENHSTILQTPVDNNWCWGTDYHHGMDIADIGAVRDGTSCGPDKICVKMSCVNVSLLNYDCNITKCHNRGICNSHKNCHCNYGWAPPDCQHKGYGGSIDSGPPPPVKALGGSAIGIPIFLAAAAAVLGIGLCVYFKTALMGWLRTSVARFHPTQQADASSDGKGVPGHPRETTATVSKPVVESMDKAWDFL, from the exons ATGGGGGCGGGCGGCCCctggctggtgctgctgggcttGGGGAGCCTGGTGGGTGTCGCAGCCGGCTCGACCCCGCCCGGCGGGCTTGGCACCGCCTCCTACGCCGTGATCGTGCCGCGGCAGCTGGCGCCGCGCGCCGGGCAGGACC GGGAGGTCTCCTACCTGCTGGAGGTGGAGGGGCGGGGCCGCGTCGTGCACCTGAGGCAGAAACGGCTCTTCGTGCCCGAGCACTTCGCCCTCTTCACCTACCGGCTGGgcggggcgctccagcgggaccAGCCCTTCGTGCGCCGCGACTGCTTCTACCAGGGCTACGTGCAGGGCAGCCCCGCCTCGCTGGCCGCCCTCAGCACCTGCTCGGGCGGGCTCCGCGGCATGCTGCGCACGGCGCAGGGCAGCTACGAAATCGAGCCCGTGCCGGACTCCGCCACCTTCCAGCACGTGCTGTaccgggtggaggagggggccgCCGGCCTGCGGTGCGGCTTGACCGACCAGGAGCTGCAGCGCCAGGCCGCTTTGATCCCTGGCTTAGGGGGCCTGTTGGCCAGGCAAGCGCCTGAGGGCGTCTGGTGGACACATACCCGCTACGTGGAAGTCGTCTTCGTGGTGGAGAATGAACGATTCGTCCAGTCAGGCAGAAACGAAACCACAGTCCTGCAGCAAATGCTAGACATAGTCAATATAGGAGACTCGGTGTACGATCCCCTGGGCGTGCGCTTGTTCCTTGTGGGGCTGGAGATCTGGACACAAAACAACCTTATCCCAATTAAGAATACCATAAATGCGATGCTGGGCACTTTTAACAACTGGAGGAGAGATGAACTGTATCATCGGCTGCCCCATGATGCAGGTTACTTACTCACATATCAAAACTTTGGAACTGTCCTTGGATTAGCATATGTAGGAACAGTGTGTTCTCATCATTGGGCATCAGCCGTTCTTTCTTTCAGGGCTGAGAGGTTGTACTCATTTTCCATTGTTTTTGCTCATGAATTGGGCCATAACCTAGGCATGAGCCATGATAATGGTGATTGTAAATGTAAACGCAGTCAGTGCATCATGGCTGCGTACCACAGCGTCACTGATCTGTTCAGTAACTGCAGCTATATCTACTATTTCAATTTAATGACTACTGGTGCAGAGTGTCTGCTTGATCCTCCAGCACCGGAGACAGTTTATACACTCAAGTACTGTGGCAACAAGGTGGTGGAAAGTGGAGAGCAGTGTGACTGTGGCTCAAAATTTAATTGTGAAAAGGATCCTTGTTGCCAACCCAATTGTACATTGAGTGCAGGTGCAGCTTGTGCTTTTGGAGAATGCTGTGAAGACTGTCAGATACTTCCAGCAGGAAGACTATGTAGAAAAAGTACTGATGAGTGTGACCTTCCTGAATATTGCAATGGGACTTCAGAGTGGTGCCAGAAGGATGTATATGTGCAAGATGGAGCCCTATGCCAGAACGATGCCTACTGCTATCGTGGAAACTGCTCTAGCCATGATCGACAGTGCAAAATGATTTTTGGTAAACAAGCAAAGGTTGCTCCATTAGTTTGTTTCAGAGAATTGAATACTCAAGGTGACCGGTTTGGCAATTGTGGTCTTAATAGCAATACTAAATATAAGAAATGTCAAGCAGAAGATACCTTATGTGGTAGGGTCCAATGTGAAAACATGAACAGAATACCATCTTTGGAGAACCATAGTACCATACTTCAAACTCCAGTTGATAATAACTGGTGCTGGGGTACAGACTATCATCATGGGATGGATATAGCAGATATTGGAGCAGTGAGAGATGGCACATCTTGTGGTCCTGACAAGATTTGTGTTAAGATGAGTTGTGTCAATGTGTCACTCCTGAATTATGATTGTAATATAACAAAGTGCCATAatagaggaatatgcaacagtcATAAAAACTGTCATTGTAATTATGGCTGGGCACCTCCAGACTGTCAACATAAAGGATATGGAGGGAGCATTGACAGTGGACCACCTCCACCTGTGAAGGCCCTCGGGGGAAGTGCTATTGGAATACCAATattccttgctgctgctgctgctgttcttgggATTGGGCTTTGTGTATATTTTAAAACTGCACTAATGGGATGGCTTAGAACATCAGTGGCCAGATTCCACCCAACACAGCAAGCAGATGCTTCCAGTGATGGAAAGGGAGTCCCTGGTCACCCACGTGAGACAACTGCTACTGTGTCAAAACCTGTTGTAGAGTCCATGGATAAAGCATGGGATTTTCTGTAA
- the SYNJ2BP gene encoding synaptojanin-2-binding protein: MNGGVDWVLSEEVIDLTRGPSGLGFNIVGGMDQQYIANDSGIYVSRIKEDGAAALDGRLQEGDKILAINGRDLKNLLHKDAVELFRNAGCDVSLKVQHRLQPQNGPAGHRGDGEPDGIPLAVILVPVLAIAVATVWAFMRYRQRM, from the exons ATGAACGGAGGAGTGGACTGGGTCCTCTCGGAGGAAGTGATCGATCTCACCAGAGGACCGTCAG GATTGGGCTTTAACATCGTTGGTGGGATGGATCAGCAGTACATTGCCAATGACAGTGGCATCTACGTCAGCCGGATCAAAGAAGATGGGGCTGCCGCCCTTGATGGCCGATTACAAGAGGGAGACAAAATTTTAGCG ATTAACGGCAGGGACCTGAAGAACTTGCTGCACAAGGATGCTGTGGAACTGTTCAGGAATGCAGGCTGCGACGTTTCTCTGAAAGTTCAACACAGG TTGCAGCCACAGAATGGTCCAGCTGGTCATAGAGGAGATggagaaccagatggtattccccTAGCTGTCATTTTGGTGCCAGTATTGGCCATTGCAGTGGCTACAGTGTGGGCCTTCATGCGGTATCGACAGCGGATGTGA